In Phragmites australis chromosome 16, lpPhrAust1.1, whole genome shotgun sequence, one DNA window encodes the following:
- the LOC133895349 gene encoding tetraspanin-8-like, with protein sequence MAFRLSNNVIGALNLVTFLLSVPVLGAGIWLRTRADGTECDHFLWSPAIALGAVLMAVSLVGLVGACCRVTWLLWLYLLAMFTLIVALLCFTAFAFAVTNRGAGEAVSGAGYKEYRLGDYSTWMQRHVGSGKNWARIRSCIADADVCRRLQDKNSTLAEFLSSDLSPVESSCCKPPTSCNFTHAGGTAWTKTASFASANPDCSAWSNDADKLCYGCQSCKAGVVDTLKRDWKRAAIVNVVFLVLIIVVYSIGCCAFRNSRRDNNAYHSGGGWKQGGYA encoded by the coding sequence ATGGCGTTCCGACTGAGCAACAACGTCATCGGCGCGCTGAACCTGGTGACGTTCCTGCTCTCCGTCCCGGTCCTCGGCGCGGGCATCTGGCTGCGCACCCGCGCCGACGGGACCGAGTGCGACCACTTCCTCTGGTCCCCGGCCATCGCGCTCGGGGCAGTACTCATGGCCGTCTCCCTCGTGGGCCTCGTCGGCGCCTGCTGCCGCGTCACCTGGCTGCTCTGGCTCTACCTCCTCGCCATGTTCACGCTCATCGTCGCCCTCCTCTGCTTCACCGCCTTCGCCTTCGCCGTCACCAACCGGGGCGCCGGGGAGGCCGTGTCGGGGGCAGGGTACAAGGAGTACCGCCTCGGGGACTACTCCACCTGGATGCAGCGCCACGTCGGGAGCGGCAAGAACTGGGCCAGGATCCGCAGCTGCATCGCCGACGCCGACGTGTGCAGGAGGCTGCAGGACAAGAACTCGACGCTGGCGGAGTTCTTGAGCAGTGACCTGTCCCCGGTCGAGTCTAGCTGCTGCAAGCCTCCCACGAGCTGCAACTTTACGCACGCCGGCGGCACGGCATGGACCAAGACGGCGAGCTTCGCGTCGGCCAACCCGGACTGCAGCGCGTGGAGCAACGACGCGGACAAGCTCTGCTACGGCTGCCAGTCGTGCAAGGCCGGCGTGGTGGACACGCTCAAGCGGGACTGGAAGCGCGCCGCCATCGTCAACGTCGTCTTCCTCGTGCTCATCATCGTCGTCTACTCCATCGGGTGCTGCGCGTTCAGGAACAGCCGCCGGGACAACAACGCCTACCACAGCGGCGGCGGATGGAAGCAAGGCGGGTACGCTTAA